A region from the Kineothrix sp. IPX-CK genome encodes:
- a CDS encoding sensor histidine kinase: MEAKVKNNMDKFVGYLRKISIRRRLFYAFMILCVIPISTVISISAAVEFLYYNDNLRSNYDNFAYESDIRVNDMFEQMELKFKYLKENNDILTDIYLYATSPIYQTEEVSNRIENTIASIVSNQEEIDYAAILLEDGTSFLYTKTLINEKEIRNGLEDDLKWHYLDYGKQPALCRTEMVEVDYTSGLRARYVVLINLDAVESVLNNAVGSAKQKIAVTDTQGRAVAGSQFENPELFYEVTVPILDTGLKIKNTFIQTKYDLLGLITTIVIFLFVVIGAGGTSYLVNESIKIPLNRLLGRMEQIKEGDIFIEPEEEADINSQDENEILNRVFTSMLNKLNEVLEETYTTNINETQLRTRIKELELVALQQRINPHFLYNLLDNVFWIAQMKDYEEIGEMVSALGEFFKTSVSEKGAFVSISTEIENVKSYVCLQKIMHKNQFDVLWNIDSGIVHYKTVKLILQPIIENCIAHGFEGIEGGGIIHITGKKEENTIVFQIKDNGSGMEKDACDRIMLAMNSSILGVGDSIGMRNVNQRIKIYFGEPYGISIKSKINEGTTVSLCIPVKE, translated from the coding sequence ATGGAAGCGAAGGTAAAAAACAATATGGATAAGTTTGTAGGATACCTTAGAAAAATTTCGATACGCAGACGCCTTTTTTACGCCTTTATGATATTGTGCGTTATCCCGATTTCAACTGTGATCAGTATCAGCGCAGCTGTAGAATTTCTCTATTATAATGATAACCTTAGAAGCAATTATGATAATTTTGCCTATGAGTCCGATATCCGTGTCAATGACATGTTCGAACAGATGGAATTAAAATTCAAATATTTAAAAGAGAACAACGACATCTTAACGGACATATATTTATATGCAACCTCTCCGATATACCAGACCGAGGAGGTAAGCAACCGGATTGAGAATACGATAGCAAGTATTGTTTCCAATCAGGAGGAGATAGACTATGCGGCAATTCTCCTTGAGGATGGAACTTCATTTTTATATACCAAGACGCTGATTAATGAAAAAGAAATCAGAAACGGTCTGGAGGATGATTTAAAATGGCATTATCTGGACTATGGAAAGCAGCCTGCCCTGTGCAGAACAGAAATGGTTGAAGTAGATTATACCAGCGGATTGAGGGCAAGATATGTCGTGCTGATCAATTTGGACGCGGTGGAGAGCGTGCTTAATAACGCCGTGGGTTCGGCAAAGCAAAAGATTGCTGTCACGGATACCCAGGGAAGAGCCGTTGCCGGTTCCCAGTTCGAGAACCCGGAACTGTTTTATGAGGTTACGGTTCCGATTTTAGACACGGGACTTAAAATAAAAAATACATTTATTCAAACAAAATATGATCTGCTTGGGCTGATAACTACGATTGTAATATTCCTGTTCGTTGTAATTGGTGCAGGCGGCACTTCCTATCTGGTGAATGAAAGCATTAAGATTCCTTTGAACCGGTTACTTGGACGGATGGAGCAGATTAAGGAAGGAGATATATTTATCGAACCGGAGGAAGAAGCAGATATAAATTCTCAGGATGAGAATGAAATCTTAAACAGGGTGTTTACCTCGATGCTTAACAAGCTAAACGAAGTGCTGGAGGAAACCTATACCACGAATATAAATGAAACGCAGCTCAGGACCAGAATCAAGGAGCTCGAGCTGGTAGCCCTGCAGCAGCGTATTAATCCTCATTTTCTATATAATCTGCTGGACAATGTATTCTGGATTGCACAGATGAAGGACTATGAAGAAATCGGAGAGATGGTATCGGCTCTTGGTGAGTTCTTCAAAACAAGCGTATCGGAAAAAGGTGCCTTTGTGTCCATCAGTACGGAGATTGAAAATGTTAAAAGCTATGTATGCCTGCAAAAGATTATGCACAAGAATCAGTTCGATGTATTATGGAACATAGATTCCGGGATTGTGCATTATAAAACAGTGAAGCTCATTTTGCAGCCCATTATTGAAAACTGCATTGCTCATGGATTTGAAGGGATAGAAGGAGGGGGAATCATCCATATTACGGGAAAGAAGGAAGAGAATACGATCGTTTTTCAGATAAAGGACAATGGCAGCGGTATGGAAAAAGATGCCTGTGACAGAATAATGTTAGCGATGAACAGCTCGATTCTTGGAGTAGGGGATAGTATTGGAATGAGAAACGTAAATCAGAGAATTAAGATATACTTTGGCGAGCCTTATGGTATAAGTATTAAATCGAAAATAAATGAAGGTACTACAGTAAGTCTGTGTATCCCGGTTAAGGAGTAA
- a CDS encoding response regulator gives MYRLMVVEDENMIRKGIVNSIPWQSLGFVVVAESTNGKAALEQLEKIQVDVLLTDIKMPVMGGMELSKMARQRYPDIEIIILSGFAEFEYARQAISFRTFDYLLKPVNKKKLLDTFTALKENMDRKREIKEEIYHSNIYLNAGYETLRNEFLQSMLDGDISLFNDFEEKTASLEMDFSGHYFAAATIKFDRKSIFTELESTWGTDKRLLTFAYRNIINEELCNIDDVYYIVEDYDTINFVFCFPTKEKQDALMIPCLESISESIHSCLFKNVTVPYTIGIGLSYPSIHYIAKSFIQAKKSIQNNFYLGEHRVQVYQDNNESKYEQNFIRFYPEEMEHVAVAISNGNHEDTKKYLMAMFRELAEQNLLPEIVKNYCIALKLMVQSKITNSNGIMEEIIGDEFNEFVKEALTVKELAAYIIYVMVTLAKEIDETIAPMEIKEQQMIIDKAKAYIATYLSEKITLRMISEHVYLSETYFSFLFKKVTGITYIDYIQKLRMQEAKKLLVNTNYKVYKIAEMIGYSDYKYFSVQFKKYVALTPKEYRNRGRREAEQLQEV, from the coding sequence ATGTATAGATTGATGGTAGTAGAAGATGAGAACATGATACGAAAAGGTATCGTAAACAGCATCCCGTGGCAATCCTTGGGATTTGTAGTCGTAGCGGAAAGCACGAATGGAAAGGCTGCCTTGGAACAGCTTGAGAAAATTCAGGTGGATGTTTTATTGACAGATATTAAAATGCCGGTTATGGGAGGCATGGAGCTGTCCAAAATGGCGAGGCAGCGATATCCCGATATTGAAATTATCATCCTAAGCGGGTTTGCGGAATTTGAATATGCCCGTCAGGCAATTAGTTTTAGGACCTTCGATTATTTATTGAAGCCCGTTAATAAGAAAAAACTGCTGGATACCTTTACCGCCCTGAAGGAGAATATGGACCGCAAAAGGGAGATCAAGGAAGAAATATATCATAGCAATATTTACTTGAATGCAGGATATGAAACCCTCAGGAATGAATTCCTCCAGTCCATGTTAGATGGGGATATCAGCCTCTTTAATGATTTCGAGGAGAAGACAGCCTCTTTGGAGATGGATTTCAGCGGCCATTATTTTGCGGCGGCAACGATCAAATTCGATAGAAAGAGTATCTTCACAGAGCTGGAATCCACATGGGGCACCGATAAACGCTTGCTTACCTTTGCCTATCGGAATATCATAAATGAAGAATTGTGCAACATTGATGATGTTTATTATATTGTAGAGGATTATGATACGATCAATTTTGTATTCTGCTTTCCGACAAAGGAGAAACAGGATGCGCTGATGATTCCCTGTCTGGAAAGTATCAGTGAAAGTATCCATAGCTGCCTGTTTAAGAATGTGACAGTGCCCTACACCATAGGAATTGGTTTGAGTTATCCTTCTATCCACTATATAGCAAAATCTTTCATTCAGGCAAAAAAATCAATTCAGAATAACTTTTATCTTGGGGAACATAGAGTCCAGGTCTATCAGGATAATAATGAATCCAAGTACGAACAGAATTTTATCCGTTTTTACCCGGAAGAGATGGAGCATGTAGCTGTCGCTATCAGCAATGGAAACCATGAGGATACAAAAAAATATTTGATGGCTATGTTCCGAGAGCTCGCAGAGCAGAATTTACTGCCTGAGATTGTGAAAAATTATTGTATCGCCCTTAAACTAATGGTTCAGTCCAAAATTACAAATAGCAATGGGATAATGGAGGAAATTATCGGAGATGAGTTTAATGAATTTGTAAAAGAGGCATTAACGGTCAAGGAACTGGCAGCTTATATTATCTATGTCATGGTGACGCTTGCAAAAGAAATAGATGAAACCATTGCCCCGATGGAAATTAAAGAGCAGCAAATGATCATCGATAAGGCAAAAGCATATATTGCGACATATCTGAGCGAAAAGATTACGCTTAGAATGATCAGTGAGCACGTCTACTTGTCGGAAACTTATTTCAGTTTTTTGTTTAAGAAGGTCACCGGAATTACTTATATTGACTATATTCAGAAGCTTCGTATGCAGGAGGCCAAGAAATTACTGGTAAATACGAATTATAAAGTTTATAAGATAGCGGAAATGATAGGATATAGCGATTACAAGTACTTTTCCGTGCAATTTAAGAAGTATGTGGCGCTTACACCGAAGGAATACAGGAATCGGGGAAGACGGGAAGCGGAGCAGCTGCAGGAGGTATAA
- a CDS encoding methyl-accepting chemotaxis protein, translating to MKKFLKRMSLLQKLISVILTVVFVPILIIGIMATGISKAALEEQSKKSKEALASQTADMIDQEMDRINQMFLQVSLSTAFQDVVNNLEPQKGLSDKEKAEWSMERKKLLQVLDKEIQSITITNKFINSLSLMYVTGDVIGPVATLPEGVTDVRETVVYRKLIDSTDMIWLNADEVDTYVNDGYLTVGKAVKSFYYSNTQSVGAVKIELSYDAFMSMLSKIKVGENDSSYLIASNGSRISALPYSEMVKGEEELVFTEVEERAKLVDADTFTMEVNGVSTIVTYNKCDKSGFIYIIKIPEAEVLQGSNEIKNLIMLVGAVFSALAVFGGSFFALNMTKALKGVEKTMSLSAEGDLTVTARTKRTDEIGKVASSFNAMVKSLRTLISQSNELSEEVSKTAEALSKISAATTRTASEISSAIDDVAMGAGMQSEEIDNSVQVFASLADGIGHAVSSTNAMESAARNVKNYTVEGIQAAQLLDGKALEVISITEGVAEQISGLAKSITVINEFTEILNTTSEQTELLSLNASIEAARAGEHGRGFTVVAEEIRKLAEQSGRQTEKIESLTKEILSKTKASTEFIMKANTVIKEQAESSKASADYFDKIDTAMNELLQDMKKIMEVIHKIDQDKDSVLGSINHIAEASEAAAAASEEVSASTQEQLNTLEELANMAVMLKNCSKNLEENLKRFMV from the coding sequence ATGAAAAAATTCCTGAAAAGAATGAGTTTACTGCAAAAATTAATTAGTGTCATATTAACAGTGGTTTTTGTTCCAATCCTGATTATTGGAATTATGGCTACAGGAATATCGAAAGCAGCTCTGGAGGAGCAGTCCAAGAAATCAAAGGAGGCCCTTGCTTCGCAGACAGCCGATATGATCGACCAAGAGATGGATCGGATTAATCAGATGTTTCTGCAGGTTTCTTTAAGTACTGCATTCCAGGACGTTGTCAATAATCTGGAACCGCAGAAGGGACTTAGCGATAAAGAAAAAGCAGAGTGGAGTATGGAAAGAAAGAAGCTCTTGCAAGTGCTCGATAAAGAGATTCAAAGTATTACGATTACAAATAAATTTATTAACAGTCTGTCATTAATGTATGTTACCGGAGATGTAATAGGTCCGGTCGCCACGCTGCCCGAAGGTGTTACAGATGTCCGTGAAACCGTTGTTTACCGGAAGCTGATTGACAGTACGGATATGATATGGTTAAATGCCGACGAGGTGGATACCTATGTGAATGATGGATATCTCACTGTCGGAAAGGCGGTTAAAAGCTTCTACTACTCGAATACGCAGTCGGTTGGAGCGGTTAAGATCGAATTAAGTTATGATGCATTTATGTCTATGCTATCTAAGATAAAAGTCGGTGAGAATGACAGCTCTTATCTGATCGCGTCTAATGGCAGCAGGATTTCTGCTCTTCCATACAGCGAAATGGTAAAAGGAGAGGAAGAACTTGTTTTTACAGAAGTGGAAGAAAGAGCGAAGCTGGTTGATGCCGATACCTTTACCATGGAGGTAAATGGCGTCAGCACGATTGTTACCTATAATAAATGCGATAAATCAGGCTTTATTTACATAATCAAGATTCCGGAAGCTGAAGTGCTTCAGGGGTCCAATGAAATCAAGAATCTAATCATGCTGGTGGGAGCTGTTTTTTCAGCATTAGCCGTATTTGGGGGATCGTTCTTTGCACTTAATATGACAAAGGCATTGAAGGGTGTGGAAAAAACAATGTCTCTTTCAGCTGAAGGCGACTTGACAGTCACAGCAAGAACAAAGCGTACCGACGAGATCGGAAAGGTAGCCAGTTCTTTTAACGCCATGGTGAAAAGTCTCCGGACGCTTATATCACAAAGCAATGAACTGTCGGAGGAAGTGAGCAAAACAGCAGAAGCCTTGTCAAAGATATCCGCGGCAACAACTCGTACTGCGTCCGAAATATCCAGTGCAATTGATGATGTTGCAATGGGTGCGGGGATGCAGAGCGAGGAGATTGACAATAGTGTGCAGGTTTTCGCCAGTTTAGCTGATGGAATCGGCCATGCGGTAAGCAGTACGAATGCCATGGAGTCTGCGGCTAGAAATGTTAAGAACTATACGGTAGAAGGAATTCAGGCGGCACAGTTACTCGATGGGAAAGCGTTAGAGGTTATCTCTATCACAGAAGGGGTTGCCGAACAGATATCAGGACTTGCAAAAAGTATAACAGTCATCAATGAGTTCACGGAAATTCTTAATACAACTTCAGAACAAACGGAGCTATTATCCTTAAATGCCTCCATCGAGGCAGCAAGAGCAGGTGAACATGGAAGAGGTTTTACGGTTGTTGCCGAAGAAATCAGAAAGCTTGCGGAGCAGTCAGGGAGGCAGACAGAGAAGATAGAGAGCCTAACCAAGGAGATCCTGTCAAAAACAAAGGCTTCCACGGAATTTATCATGAAAGCGAACACGGTAATAAAAGAGCAGGCAGAATCGTCAAAGGCTTCGGCAGATTATTTCGATAAAATTGATACGGCAATGAACGAACTTCTGCAAGATATGAAAAAGATTATGGAGGTAATTCATAAAATAGATCAAGACAAAGACAGCGTTCTTGGCAGCATCAATCATATTGCGGAGGCTTCCGAAGCAGCAGCGGCAGCATCGGAAGAAGTATCCGCATCTACGCAGGAACAGCTGAATACTCTGGAAGAGCTTGCTAATATGGCAGTTATGCTGAAGAACTGCTCTAAGAATCTGGAGGAGAACCTGAAGCGTTTTATGGTATAA
- a CDS encoding ABC transporter ATP-binding protein, which produces MIEVKNLTKRYGKFVANSDITLTVMPGELTVLLGPNGAGKSTLIKSICGLLRFNGSITISGYDNRSIEAKRILGYVPEMPALYPMLTVREHLEFIARAYELDSWEVLADELLGRFELDDKQNKLGKELSKGMQQKVSICCAALTRPQAVIFDEPLVGLDPHAIRELKKLIAEFKHNGCAMIISTHMIESVEENWDTTCIMTKGKIARSCRRDELGSGDLEDLYFTITEGSGVKEA; this is translated from the coding sequence ATGATAGAAGTTAAAAATCTTACCAAACGTTACGGTAAATTTGTTGCCAACAGTGATATCACCCTCACTGTTATGCCTGGAGAACTGACGGTGCTGCTTGGCCCTAACGGCGCCGGCAAATCCACGCTGATTAAAAGCATTTGCGGACTCCTTCGCTTTAATGGATCAATAACCATCAGCGGATATGATAACCGGAGCATTGAGGCCAAGCGCATTTTGGGTTATGTTCCCGAGATGCCTGCGCTTTACCCCATGCTGACTGTACGGGAACATCTTGAGTTTATTGCCCGTGCGTACGAGTTGGATTCATGGGAGGTATTGGCCGATGAGCTGCTGGGCAGGTTTGAACTGGATGACAAACAAAATAAGCTCGGCAAAGAGCTTTCTAAGGGTATGCAACAAAAGGTGAGCATTTGCTGCGCAGCACTGACTCGTCCACAGGCGGTCATTTTTGATGAACCACTGGTTGGCCTTGACCCCCACGCCATCCGCGAATTGAAAAAGCTGATTGCTGAATTTAAGCATAACGGTTGTGCCATGATCATTTCCACCCATATGATTGAAAGTGTCGAGGAAAATTGGGATACCACCTGCATCATGACCAAGGGAAAAATTGCCCGTTCCTGTCGCCGGGATGAACTTGGAAGCGGGGATCTGGAAGATCTGTACTTCACTATTACCGAAGGAAGCGGGGTGAAAGAGGCGTGA
- a CDS encoding putative ABC exporter domain-containing protein: MKSHFYLLRTSIKNRFKDVLRKPGKLVLYLLIVLGFIGALAASLFGATQSKGDLPASYLLAVFFAFLTLFYGMAIQKGLASGDAIFEMNDVNLLFVSPVNPRATLLYGIIRLAGMSFWAGFFILFQGSTLANFGVGFGGVLILFVAFILNMMVLTLLTLVIYSITNGKPVRKRIVRIFAVAIFFPLIVSFITSYLTNGDFFLSLNNIIASPILAVTPFIGWASAGAISLINGNLLAGFGWLALLFFSGVGMLLYIMLSRSDYYEDALVATETAYEKKRAATEGDVQATGSTMAKVKVKKTGLSGKGAHVFLYKHLRETFRKNRFGFFSMYTIITAGFIIGASIFVLNGDYIITVLQVLMWIQIFMIGTGRGLLEIYSHYLYMIPSSPFKKAVWSNMELIARTFVESVLFLCIPGLLMRSNPIIILCSMLVYVLFSFLLLGVNYLSMRWTETNISQGIEIMIYFFVVVLFMAPGLVAALIIGYSMHSFGGTVLALLILSGWELTVAFVCFALSKNILHNCDMPSMKQAAK; this comes from the coding sequence GTGAAGAGTCATTTCTATTTACTTCGCACTAGTATCAAGAACAGGTTCAAGGATGTTTTGAGAAAACCGGGCAAGCTTGTACTCTATTTGCTCATTGTTTTGGGATTTATTGGAGCGCTTGCGGCATCATTGTTTGGTGCTACGCAAAGCAAAGGTGATTTGCCGGCTTCTTATCTTCTCGCGGTTTTCTTCGCATTCCTGACCCTTTTTTATGGTATGGCAATACAAAAGGGGCTTGCCTCCGGCGATGCTATTTTTGAAATGAACGATGTCAACCTGCTGTTTGTGTCCCCGGTCAATCCACGTGCTACATTGCTTTACGGAATTATCCGGCTTGCGGGTATGTCGTTTTGGGCTGGATTTTTCATTTTGTTCCAAGGCAGTACCTTGGCTAATTTCGGCGTAGGCTTTGGCGGGGTGCTCATCCTTTTTGTGGCGTTTATCCTTAATATGATGGTGTTGACACTGTTGACACTGGTAATTTATAGTATAACAAACGGGAAGCCTGTGAGAAAGCGAATTGTGCGTATTTTTGCAGTTGCGATTTTTTTTCCGCTCATCGTATCTTTTATTACCAGTTATTTGACAAACGGTGATTTTTTTCTCTCATTGAACAATATCATTGCTTCTCCTATTCTCGCTGTGACGCCCTTCATAGGATGGGCATCCGCCGGTGCCATTTCCTTGATTAATGGGAATCTTCTTGCTGGCTTCGGCTGGCTGGCATTGTTGTTTTTTTCCGGCGTGGGTATGCTCCTATATATCATGCTCAGTCGCTCGGACTATTATGAGGACGCTTTGGTGGCCACAGAAACCGCTTATGAAAAAAAGCGGGCGGCGACAGAGGGCGATGTGCAGGCGACAGGTTCGACTATGGCTAAAGTCAAGGTAAAAAAGACAGGACTTTCGGGCAAAGGGGCACACGTATTTTTATATAAGCATTTACGAGAAACCTTCCGGAAAAATCGTTTCGGCTTTTTTAGTATGTACACGATTATAACAGCCGGTTTTATTATTGGAGCTTCTATCTTTGTTTTGAATGGTGATTATATTATTACTGTACTACAGGTCTTAATGTGGATTCAGATTTTCATGATCGGAACAGGGCGCGGGCTATTAGAAATATACTCCCATTATCTTTACATGATACCAAGTTCACCTTTTAAGAAAGCCGTTTGGAGTAATATGGAACTGATTGCAAGAACATTTGTGGAAAGCGTACTTTTCTTATGTATCCCCGGCCTGCTCATGAGGAGTAATCCGATTATCATTTTATGCAGTATGTTAGTGTATGTTCTGTTCTCTTTCCTGCTGCTGGGGGTTAATTATTTGTCAATGCGCTGGACTGAAACCAACATTTCTCAAGGTATTGAAATAATGATTTATTTTTTCGTCGTCGTACTATTCATGGCTCCTGGCCTTGTTGCGGCCCTCATTATAGGTTATTCGATGCATAGTTTTGGAGGGACAGTGCTGGCATTGCTTATTTTGTCTGGTTGGGAATTGACTGTGGCTTTCGTTTGTTTTGCGCTGTCGAAGAACATCTTGCATAACTGTGACATGCCAAGTATGAAGCAAGCCGCAAAATGA